One genomic segment of Dysosmobacter sp. Marseille-Q4140 includes these proteins:
- a CDS encoding TatD family hydrolase, which produces MPIFDTHAHYDSGAFNADREAVLAALPEAGVGLVVDPGCDVPSSRAAVALAEKFPHVYAAVGLHPEDCAGCTDADFDAVRALCAHEKVVAIGEIGLDYYWKENPPKEFQEQVFRRQIDLALELDLPVIVHDREAHGDSLRIVLEYPALRGVFHCFSGSPEMAAELLKRGWYLGFDGPITYKNAKRAPEVAAITPLDRMVIETDSPYLTPVPHRGERNDSRYLPFVAEKLAEWKGVTTEEIIGITWRNGLRLFGLEGKA; this is translated from the coding sequence ATGCCCATTTTTGATACCCATGCCCACTATGACTCCGGCGCCTTCAACGCCGACCGGGAGGCGGTCCTCGCCGCCCTGCCGGAGGCCGGAGTGGGTCTTGTGGTGGACCCGGGGTGCGACGTGCCCTCCTCCCGGGCGGCCGTCGCTCTGGCGGAGAAATTTCCCCACGTCTACGCCGCCGTGGGCCTCCACCCGGAGGACTGCGCCGGCTGCACCGACGCCGACTTCGACGCCGTCCGCGCCCTGTGCGCCCACGAGAAGGTGGTGGCCATCGGGGAGATCGGCCTGGACTACTACTGGAAGGAGAACCCGCCGAAGGAATTCCAGGAGCAGGTGTTCCGCCGCCAGATCGACCTGGCCCTGGAGCTGGACCTGCCCGTCATCGTCCACGACCGGGAGGCCCACGGGGACAGTCTGCGGATCGTGCTGGAGTACCCGGCCCTCCGGGGCGTGTTCCACTGCTTTTCCGGCAGTCCGGAGATGGCGGCGGAGCTTTTGAAGCGGGGCTGGTACCTGGGCTTCGACGGGCCTATCACCTATAAAAACGCCAAACGGGCCCCGGAGGTGGCGGCCATCACCCCCCTGGACCGCATGGTCATCGAGACGGATTCCCCCTACCTGACGCCGGTGCCCCACCGGGGTGAGCGGAACGACAGCCGCTATCTTCCCTTCGTGGCGGAAAAACTGGCGGAGTGGAAGGGCGTCACCACAGAGGAGATCATCGGCATCACCTGGCGCAACGGCCTGCGGTTGTTCGGGCTGGAGGGGAAGGCATGA
- the rpsT gene encoding 30S ribosomal protein S20: MPNIKSAKKRVLIAEARNARNKATKSELKTAIKKFEAAAAEGNRTEADGAYKVAVKKVDQAVAKGVLHKNTAAHRKSAMTLKLNKIG; this comes from the coding sequence TTGCCGAATATCAAGTCTGCCAAGAAGCGCGTTCTGATCGCCGAGGCGAGAAACGCCCGCAACAAGGCCACGAAGTCCGAACTGAAGACCGCCATCAAGAAGTTCGAGGCTGCTGCCGCAGAAGGCAATCGCACCGAGGCCGATGGCGCGTACAAGGTTGCTGTGAAGAAAGTCGACCAGGCTGTGGCCAAGGGCGTTCTGCACAAGAACACGGCCGCTCACCGCAAGAGCGCCATGACCCTGAAGCTCAACAAGATCGGCTGA
- a CDS encoding TatD family nuclease-associated radical SAM protein, whose translation MEKGFTITYEYGDNLYVNPTNRCNFNCEFCLRHNQNSGGSIYTHNLWLKREPTKEEILSSIESRDLSKYKQLVFVGFGEPTYRFDDICWVIDQMKAHGTKIFTRMDTNGTGSLINGRDIAPEFAGRFDMVSVSLNTDTAEKYNALCHPQQENAYQAMKDFTREVRKYVPTVMMTVVDTIPAEEIEACRKICEEEIGATYRVREYIAD comes from the coding sequence ATGGAAAAAGGCTTTACCATCACCTATGAATACGGGGACAACCTGTATGTGAACCCCACCAACCGCTGCAACTTCAACTGCGAGTTCTGCCTGCGCCACAACCAGAACTCCGGCGGCAGCATCTACACTCACAATCTCTGGCTCAAGCGGGAGCCCACGAAGGAGGAGATCCTCTCCTCCATCGAGAGCAGGGACCTCTCCAAATACAAGCAGCTGGTGTTCGTGGGCTTCGGCGAGCCCACCTACCGCTTTGACGACATCTGCTGGGTCATCGACCAGATGAAGGCCCACGGCACCAAGATCTTCACCCGCATGGACACCAACGGCACCGGCTCCCTCATCAACGGCCGGGACATCGCCCCGGAGTTCGCGGGCCGGTTCGACATGGTGTCCGTGTCGCTGAACACCGACACGGCGGAGAAGTACAACGCCCTCTGCCACCCCCAGCAGGAGAACGCCTACCAGGCCATGAAGGACTTCACCCGCGAGGTCCGCAAGTACGTCCCCACCGTCATGATGACCGTGGTGGACACCATCCCCGCCGAGGAGATCGAGGCCTGCCGGAAGATCTGCGAGGAGGAGATCGGCGCCACCTACCGGGTCCGGGAGTACATCGCGGACTGA